The nucleotide window TATGTCTTTATTGAATTTTGTGTTGAAGACAGTAAAGATGTTAATGTAAGATTTGAGAAAGCCAAACTTACATTCACTTGTCTTGGAGGAAATGATAACTTCAAGCATTTAAATGAAATTGATCTTTATACTTCTATTGATCCAAATGAATCCAAGCATAAAAGAACAGACAGATCTGTTTTATGTTGTTTACGAAAAGGAGAATCTGGCCAATCATGGCCACGGttaacaaaagagaaagcaaagctcAATTGGCTCAGTGTGGACTTTAACAACTGGAAAGATTGGGAAGATGATTCTGATGAAGATATGTCCAATTTTGATCGCTTTTCTGAAATGATGAACAACATGGGTGGTGATGAAGATGTAGATTTGCCAGAAGTAGATGGAGCAGATGATGATT belongs to Ailuropoda melanoleuca isolate Jingjing unplaced genomic scaffold, ASM200744v2 unplaced-scaffold33295, whole genome shotgun sequence and includes:
- the LOC117798720 gene encoding prostaglandin E synthase 3 → FIEFCVEDSKDVNVRFEKAKLTFTCLGGNDNFKHLNEIDLYTSIDPNESKHKRTDRSVLCCLRKGESGQSWPRLTKEKAKLNWLSVDFNNWKDWEDDSDEDMSNFDRFSEMMNNMGGDEDVDLPEVDGADDDSPDSDDEKMPDLE